The Mesorhizobium sp. INR15 region ACACGACTGGCATATCGCCAATTCACCACGAAAATTTCGACTGGACGACCATGAGTTCGGCCTACTCGTCGACCAAGTACGCGCAGAATGTCGGCGGCGTCTGGTACGCGAAAGGCACCGGCTGGGATGTGACCCAGAAGGACCAGCCGCTGACGCGGTTTTCACTCTACAACCAGATGCAGCGCGTCGCGACGGCCACGTACTCTGCCCAGTTCAAATGCACGGCCACGTACTCAAACGGCTCCTGCAAGACCTGGCAGGGCGGCTACAACTACACCTACGGCAGCGTCGCGGTCTGGGCTGGTTGCGTCGAATCTCGTCCCTACCCTTACAACATCCAGGATACGGCGGCTTCCACCGCGACACCGGCGACCCTGTTCGTGCCGATGTTCGCACCCGATGAAACCGACAATACCGACAGCTCTTCGCGGCCCTCCAACAACAACTGGGATGTCGACATCTCGACCGGCACCGACGCAGAGCGACAGCGCTATATGCCCAAGTATTTCAACGTTGGCACCACGGTCACCGCAGCCTACGGCGTGAATGCCGGACCGAATACGAGCTGCAGCACCACGCCGATCACACCGCTGACCGACGTGTCGGTTACAGCGGGAGCAACGGCGGTAAAGGCAGCCATTGACGGCATGGCGGCCAGCGGCGCCACCAACGTGCCGGAGGGCATGGCCTGGGGCTGGAGAACCCTTTCCAGCACGGCCCCCTTTACCGACGGCCGGCCCGAGACGGAGAAAGGGAATGACAAGGTGCTCATCGTGCTGACCGATGGCGCCAACACATACTACACGCCGACATCGGTGACGGCGCAGAACTATTCCGGCACCAACTGGGCTTCTGGTGGCAATGACCTCGCCGGAGCCAAAGCCATTTACTCCGCCCTTGGGTACGTAAAGCCCTACAACAACACCTACAGCTATGGCCGTATGTTCCTAGGCACCAGCAGCGCTATCAGCAAGACAGACTATTCGAACGCGAACTACACCAAGGCGATGAGCGAGTATTTCACCACGCTTTGCAACAACGCCAAGGCTGCCAACGTCATGGTGATGACAATCGCACTCGACCTGGACTCAACCAACACGGCGGAAAAGGCGCAAATGGACGCGCTGAAAGCCTGCTCGTCCGATTCCCGCTTCAACAAGGACCCGGCGGACCCAACCGGCAAGACGGCCAAGAAGCTGTTCTGGAACTCGACCGGCGCCACTTTGGCCGACGACTTCAAGGCGATCGGCAACGAACTGTCCAATTTGCGCATCGTCAGCTGATCGGCAAAATTCCCGGTGTAAACGCCCCGCTCCGGCGGGGCGTTTTTCTTTGGACGCGCCCGCGGCATGGCGGACGAAGGATTTGGTTAGCGCTTGGTGAAATCGCGGCCGCGCAATCGAGCGGTTTCCCCAACACGTCCTTCAGCGTTTTGTGAGACGTTGGCGCCATTGAGAATCCGCCGGCGGGGGCCGTTGCAAGACATGCATGAACTTTGGCGTCAGTTCTGCCGCGACAGCCGCGGCAACTATGCTCTGATGACGGTCGTGGCGATGGTCCCGCTGATGGGGGGACTGGCGCTGGCAGTAGACTACACCGAGATGTCCAGAGAGAAGCAAATGGTGTCGAACGCACTCGACGCCGCCAACTTCGCCACCGCTCGACGCCTTACCGAAGGCGCTACCGACGACCAGTTGAGAGCCTATGCGCTTGATTTCTTCAATGCCAATCTCAACGGAATCGATCCCGCCAACACCACGCTCAACGTGACCTTGCCAAGCAATGCCACGGGTGGGGGCTTGCTCACGATGAGCGCCCGGCTCAACTACCAGCCCTACATCTATCCTGTCTTCGCCCAACTCATCGGCAAATCCGAGACCGACGCGAACCAGAAGATAGGCTTCGATGTAACCTCGGAAGTGCGGCTGAAGAACACGCTCGAAGTCGCCCTCGTGCTCGATAACTCCGGATCGATGACGACTCCCGGAACGGGTTCCGGGCAAAAGCGTATCGATCTTCTGAAGGATGCCGCCAAGCAATTGGTCGATACGCTGGCGCTACAAGCGGCGGCGATCAAGCAGATCGACAGGCCGGTGCAGTTCGGCCTCGTGCCGTTCGCCGCCTCGGTCAATGTCGGCTCCGCGAACGGCAACGCGTCCTGGATGGACACCGAGGGCCTGTCGCCGGTGGCGAACGAGAACTTCGACTGGTCGACGCTGAACGCGGCCACCAAGTATGCCCAGCAGACCAACGGCATCTGGTACAAGCGCGGCACCGGCTGGGGAGCCGAGGAGGGCCAGATGCTGACCCGGTTCTCGCTCTATCGCGACATGAAAGTCGTTACCAGCCATGAGCGCATCGCAGGCAGCAAGCGCGTGGTCTGCGACCAGTACCGGTCCAACCACACCTGCGCGAGCAGCCACGACGAATATGACTACACCGACACCTATGGCCCATTCGCCAGTTGGCAGGGCTGTGTGGAGGCCCGGCCCTACCCCTACAACATCAACGATACGCCGCCGTCAGGCGGCTCGGCAAACACGGGTATCGGCAACGGCGATCCTGCGACGATGTTCGTGCCAATGTTCGCCCCGGACGAGCCGGGCAATCAATGGAAGGTTACGCAGAACCCCAATGAAGCGGCTCCAACCACCTACAATGCGGTGAACAGCTGGTGGAACGACGACCCTTCGAGCAGCACCGGCCTATCCCGGCTGCGGACGATGACCAAATATTTTCTGCAGCGGCCAATCGATGCGCCCGTCCTTCCCGCCGGCAACGGCCCGAACTACAGCTGCACCACCACCGCCATCACGCCGCTCACAGATGTCAGCGTCACTACCGGCCTCACCGCGATCAAAGCGGCAATCGACCTCATGCAGCCGAACGGCGGCACCAATGTTCCGGAAGGCCTGGGCTGGGGCTGGCGCGTCGTTTCCAGCGGTCAACCTTTCACAGAAGGCCGCCCGGAAACCGAAAAAGGCAACGACAAGGTCGTGATCGTGCTGACCGATGGCGCCAACACCTACTATACGCCATCGTCATTGGGGTTTTCCGACCCCGCCGATTCCAAGTCAACCTATGCGTCTTATGGCTATCTCAAGCCCGGCTACAACGGTACGTCGGTCGGCCGGATGTTTTCCGGCACATCGAGTGCTATTGGCCAGTTCGACTATTCGAACGGCAACTACACCAACGCACTCAACGAACAGATGGCGACGCTTTGCAACAACGCCAAGGCCGCCAACGTCCTGGTGATGACCGTGGCACTCGACCTGTCCACGACAAAGGCCAGTGACAAGACGGCGATCGACGCCCTGAAGACATGTTCGTCGGACTCGCGCTTCCGCAAGGATCCGACCGACCCCAGCAAACCGGCCAAACTGTTCTGGAACGCCACCGGCGCAACCTTGTCGAACGACTTCAAGGAAATCGGCAACGAACTGTCGAACCTGCGCGTCGTCGGCTGATCACAAGGCGTACGGCCCGCTGGCGCAACGGCTGGCGCCATGATGCACTTGCGCGCTATCGCGGGCGGATGCACATATTCCACGCTCTCGTGATCGGCGCTGGTTAGGCGATCCTTGGCGGGCGCCAGGTTTTCCGAAGACCGGTCGCCACTCTTCGGAATCACACCCAGCCAGGGAACGCGCGCAATGCCCGAAACCGCCAACCATCTTGCCTTCGCATTGGTCTGCCTCGGCATGGTGCTGACGCCCGGCCCCAACATGATCTACCTGATCTCGCGATCGCTGTCGCAAGGGCCAAAGGCAGGGCTGATCTCGCTCAGCGGCGTTGCCGTCGGCTTCCTGTTCTATGTTGTGTCGGCTGCGTTCGGCATCACCGCGCTGCTGCTCACCGTGCCCTTCGCTTACGACGCACTGCGTTTTGGCGGTGCGCTTTACCTGTTGTGGCTTGCCTGGCAAGCGGTGAAGCCTGGCGGCCGCTCGCCCTTCCAGGTTCGCGAATTGCCGAAGGACCGGCCTCGCAAGCTGTTTGCGATGGGCCTGATGACCAATCTGCTCAATCCCAAGGTCGCGGTGCTCTACCTGTCGCTGCTGCCGCAGTTCATCAGCCCCGGCAAGGGCCATGTCTTGTCGCAACTGCTGGTGCTGGGCGCCACGCAGATCTCGATCAGCCTTACCGTCAACGCCATCATTGCCGTGATGGCCGGCTCAATCGCCACGTTCCTCGCCGGCCGGCCGCTGTGGCTGGTCGTCCAGCGCTGGATGATGGGCACGGTGCTGACGGCGCTTGCCCTGAAGATGGCGACCGACGCACAGCGCTAAGGCTTTAGCCGATCCTACATGGGCCGCCGGCTGACATGCACCCGCTCCGGTTCGACCACCTTGCGGTAGAGGTGCCAGGTTGCATGGCCTAGCACCGGCATGACCACGGCGAGCCCGGCAAACAGCGGGATCGAGCCGATAACCAGCAGCACAGCGACTATCAAGCCCCACAGTGCCATTGGCAGCGGATTTGCAATCACCGCCTTGGCCGAGGTCTCGATCGCCGAGACCACCCCGACATCACGGTCGAGCAGCAGCGGAAATGCAACCACCGTGGTGGCCAGCACGACCACGGCGAAGATGAGGCCAGCGGCATTGCCGGCGAGAATAAGCGTCCAGCCCTTGCTGGTCGTCAACAGATCACGGATGAAGCCGCCGATCGAGGCCGGCGGCTGGTCGCCGAACAGGCCGGTGTAGATCGACTGCGCGGTGTAGAGCCACAACAGGAACAAGGCCACCAGCATGATGCCGATCACCACGATCGACGGCACGGCCGGCGAGTGGCGTACGTCAAGCGCGTGGCGCCAGGAAGTGTTCATGCCAAGCTCGCGCCTGCGGCTGATTTCGTAGAGACCGATCGCGGCAAAGGGACCGACCAGCGCAAAACCAGACATCAGGGGATAGATAAGCTGGATGGCGTTGGAGCCTGACGTCCATTGCGTCAGGATCAGGCCGACGATCGGATAGATCAGGCACAGGAATATATAGTGCGACGGCTTTGCCCAAAAATCCTCAAAGCCGAGCCGCAGCGCGTCGCTCAGATCCGCGACAGTAATGCGGCGCACCGCTGGCTGCACATGCATTCCACGCGCATCCGCCATGACATGAAAGCCGGCCATAACCTTCCTCCCGTGTGTCGGGGCGGTCACCGCCTGGATGGCCGCCAGTAGCTGCCCCTTCAAAAACAGAAACGATGATAGCCGATTTCGGCGACCCTGTCGTTGCGTTGATCGCTTCGCACCCGCCGTCATCACGCAATGTTCATCGGAACCGGAGCAATCGAGGACATGGGCAACCGCCCCGCCAGATCGCAACGCATCGCGATTTCCTATACAATTTCTAACGGTCTGCCCGTCAAAAGCCATGATCACGGCTATTCAGGCGGTATGACCAGAGATGTTTCGAACACAGACAGCCGCACGACGGGCGCCCGCATGTTGCTAAAGGCCGCCGGCCTCGCCGCGCTGTTTGCGCTCGCCGCTTGCAATACCGTTTCGCTACCGGCTGGCGAAGGCGCCGGTGCCTCGTCGTCCGCGACCGCCACGCTCGCCAACATCCGCGCTTCGGCGGGGCTCGGACCGCTGACGCCCGACCCGCGGCTGGAGCAGGCGGCCCTGCAGCAGGCAGGCTACATGGCGGGCGCCGGCCGCATGTCGCACACCACCGGTTGGGGCAAGAGTTTTGCCTCGCGCGTCAAGGACAACGGCATTGCGGGTGCCGCCGCCGAGAACATCGCCGAAGGCCGATTCGACCAGCAGAAGCTGTTCGACATCTGGATGCATTCGACAGGGCATCGGCGCAACATGCTCGACCCGCGCTTCACCCGCTTTGGGTTGGCCTACGTTCGCGACGGCCGCGACAGCGCCATCCGCTACTGGAGCCTGGTGCTGGGTAAATGAGGCCCGCGGCGGCCTGCTAGCTGGGTCGTCGCCTTTAATTTCCCCATCGCATAGGGCCCGCCCGATGCATCAATCCATATGGGCGGCTGGCGCGCCGCCGGCGGCGGGACCGGCCTTTGGCTTGCGCAGCAGGAAGACAAACGGGATGGCAAGCAGCGTCATCATCATCAGCAGTTTGAAGTCGTTGACGTAGGAAATCATCATCGCCTGGAGATTGACCGCGCGATCGACCTGCGAAAGCGCCATCGGGTCGCCGAGAGCGGCCGCCGGCGAAGCCGCCCAGAGATTGGGATTGAACGGATTGATGAAGACCGAAAGCTCGGCGTGATTGACCTGTATGTTACGCACCAGCAGAACCGTTACCACCGACACGCCGATCGACGAGCCGAGGTTACGCACCAAGCTGAACAGAGCCGTTGCGTCGGTGCGGTAGCGTACGTCAAGCGTGGCGAAAGCTATGGTCGACAGTGGCACGAAAACCATCCCCATTCCCAGGCCCTGGATGACACCCGAACTGAGGATCAGCCAGTTGTCCATCTGAGGCGTGAAACCAGCCATTGTGTAAAGGGACTGTGCGGTTAGCAGAAAGCCGATGACAACCAGTATCCTGGCATCGACCTTGTTCATGAGGCGACCGACCAGAAGCATCGAGATCATCGTGCCGACACCGCGCGGCCCGATCACGACACCAATGGTCATGGTCGGATAGCCGAAGATGGTTGCCAGCATCGGCGGCAGCAGCGACATGCTTGCGAGGATGAGCACGCCCATGACGAAGATGAACGCCAGCCCGGTGACAAAATTGCGATCGAGGAAAATCTTGGGGTCGATGAAGGGATGTTCCGCCGTCATCGTGTGAATGATGAACACCCAGAAGCCAGTTATCGAAAGACCGAGCTCGATCCAGATCTCGACCGAGGAAAACCAGTCGACCTCGCCGCCGCGATCGAGCAGCAGCTGCAGCGCACCGACGCCGAGCGATATCATGGCGAAGCCGAAGAAATCGAAGCTCCGCACCCGCCGGGCAACGGCCGGCAAGTAGGCGGCCATGCCGAGGAAGGCAAGGATGCCAACCGGCAGATTGATGAAGAAGACCCAGCGCCAGTTGAAATTCTCGGTCAGCCAACCACCAAGGGTCGGGCCCAGAATTGGTCCCAGCATGATGCCGGCGCCCCAGATGGCCATCGCCTGGCCGTGGCGTTCCTTGGGATTGATGTCGAGCAGGAAGGTCTGCGACAGCGGCACGATCGCCGCACCGAAGACGCCTTGCATCAGCCGGAAGAAGACTATGGTCTCCAGGCTCCAGGCGATGCCGCACAACATGGAGAAGATGGTGAAGCCGACCACGGCTGCCAGGAACAGTTCCTTGCGGCCAAACCGGTCGGCCAGCCAGCCGGTCACCGGTGTCATGATGGCGGCGGCAACGATGTAGGACGTCAGCACCCAGTTGATGTTGTCAGGCGAAGCGCCGAGATCGCCGGTCATGGTCGGCAGCGCGACATTGGCGATCGTGGTGTCCAGCGCCTGCATGACCGTCGCCAGCATGAGCGCGACCGTGATCAGGCCTCGATGCGGGACTTCGCGAAACGGTTCTGGCGTGCTCATGATACGGAACTTCCGGCAGGTAACGAAATCGTGTACACTTGGCTTCCGGGCGGCAGAGCCTTCCGTAAGGAGAGACCCTCATCGCGGTGGGACGCGAGTATCGATGTGGGGGTTACATCGACAGAGCGTCTCGACATGACGGACGCCTGCCGCCCGGAAACCGTAGGACCAAAAGGTCCGGCGCCGAATGGTTCAGGTTCTGAGTCAACCGCATCCTTGATGCAGCACAGCCATCAGACCTTCCTCCTTCGCGCCCTCCTCTCGGACCAATCCTGTCATTGGTGCCACCTTGGCGCTGCGCGCGCCTGGGTGGCTTATTCAGCCTCCGCCGC contains the following coding sequences:
- a CDS encoding pilus assembly protein, which encodes MIRRFGSDRRGNYALMTVLAMVPLTGALAIGIDYTELTRQRQDTLNALDAAGIATAQQIVTGASDTAAKAYAKSFFEANLGPVNPANTALTVTLPNNNTGGGTLKLCAAMTYQPYFLPVAVTLLSGSASNTNVSFSACSEVRLKNTLEVSLVLDNSGSMTELGHGSNKVRFDLLKDAAKQLVDQLAGQAQQMKQVSKPVQFSLVPFAASVNVGPTNAAATWMDTTGISPIHHENFDWTTMSSAYSSTKYAQNVGGVWYAKGTGWDVTQKDQPLTRFSLYNQMQRVATATYSAQFKCTATYSNGSCKTWQGGYNYTYGSVAVWAGCVESRPYPYNIQDTAASTATPATLFVPMFAPDETDNTDSSSRPSNNNWDVDISTGTDAERQRYMPKYFNVGTTVTAAYGVNAGPNTSCSTTPITPLTDVSVTAGATAVKAAIDGMAASGATNVPEGMAWGWRTLSSTAPFTDGRPETEKGNDKVLIVLTDGANTYYTPTSVTAQNYSGTNWASGGNDLAGAKAIYSALGYVKPYNNTYSYGRMFLGTSSAISKTDYSNANYTKAMSEYFTTLCNNAKAANVMVMTIALDLDSTNTAEKAQMDALKACSSDSRFNKDPADPTGKTAKKLFWNSTGATLADDFKAIGNELSNLRIVS
- a CDS encoding LysE family translocator; this encodes MPETANHLAFALVCLGMVLTPGPNMIYLISRSLSQGPKAGLISLSGVAVGFLFYVVSAAFGITALLLTVPFAYDALRFGGALYLLWLAWQAVKPGGRSPFQVRELPKDRPRKLFAMGLMTNLLNPKVAVLYLSLLPQFISPGKGHVLSQLLVLGATQISISLTVNAIIAVMAGSIATFLAGRPLWLVVQRWMMGTVLTALALKMATDAQR
- a CDS encoding pilus assembly protein, whose amino-acid sequence is MHELWRQFCRDSRGNYALMTVVAMVPLMGGLALAVDYTEMSREKQMVSNALDAANFATARRLTEGATDDQLRAYALDFFNANLNGIDPANTTLNVTLPSNATGGGLLTMSARLNYQPYIYPVFAQLIGKSETDANQKIGFDVTSEVRLKNTLEVALVLDNSGSMTTPGTGSGQKRIDLLKDAAKQLVDTLALQAAAIKQIDRPVQFGLVPFAASVNVGSANGNASWMDTEGLSPVANENFDWSTLNAATKYAQQTNGIWYKRGTGWGAEEGQMLTRFSLYRDMKVVTSHERIAGSKRVVCDQYRSNHTCASSHDEYDYTDTYGPFASWQGCVEARPYPYNINDTPPSGGSANTGIGNGDPATMFVPMFAPDEPGNQWKVTQNPNEAAPTTYNAVNSWWNDDPSSSTGLSRLRTMTKYFLQRPIDAPVLPAGNGPNYSCTTTAITPLTDVSVTTGLTAIKAAIDLMQPNGGTNVPEGLGWGWRVVSSGQPFTEGRPETEKGNDKVVIVLTDGANTYYTPSSLGFSDPADSKSTYASYGYLKPGYNGTSVGRMFSGTSSAIGQFDYSNGNYTNALNEQMATLCNNAKAANVLVMTVALDLSTTKASDKTAIDALKTCSSDSRFRKDPTDPSKPAKLFWNATGATLSNDFKEIGNELSNLRVVG
- a CDS encoding CAP domain-containing protein encodes the protein MTRDVSNTDSRTTGARMLLKAAGLAALFALAACNTVSLPAGEGAGASSSATATLANIRASAGLGPLTPDPRLEQAALQQAGYMAGAGRMSHTTGWGKSFASRVKDNGIAGAAAENIAEGRFDQQKLFDIWMHSTGHRRNMLDPRFTRFGLAYVRDGRDSAIRYWSLVLGK
- a CDS encoding DUF2189 domain-containing protein, with translation MAGFHVMADARGMHVQPAVRRITVADLSDALRLGFEDFWAKPSHYIFLCLIYPIVGLILTQWTSGSNAIQLIYPLMSGFALVGPFAAIGLYEISRRRELGMNTSWRHALDVRHSPAVPSIVVIGIMLVALFLLWLYTAQSIYTGLFGDQPPASIGGFIRDLLTTSKGWTLILAGNAAGLIFAVVVLATTVVAFPLLLDRDVGVVSAIETSAKAVIANPLPMALWGLIVAVLLVIGSIPLFAGLAVVMPVLGHATWHLYRKVVEPERVHVSRRPM
- a CDS encoding DHA2 family efflux MFS transporter permease subunit, with protein sequence MSTPEPFREVPHRGLITVALMLATVMQALDTTIANVALPTMTGDLGASPDNINWVLTSYIVAAAIMTPVTGWLADRFGRKELFLAAVVGFTIFSMLCGIAWSLETIVFFRLMQGVFGAAIVPLSQTFLLDINPKERHGQAMAIWGAGIMLGPILGPTLGGWLTENFNWRWVFFINLPVGILAFLGMAAYLPAVARRVRSFDFFGFAMISLGVGALQLLLDRGGEVDWFSSVEIWIELGLSITGFWVFIIHTMTAEHPFIDPKIFLDRNFVTGLAFIFVMGVLILASMSLLPPMLATIFGYPTMTIGVVIGPRGVGTMISMLLVGRLMNKVDARILVVIGFLLTAQSLYTMAGFTPQMDNWLILSSGVIQGLGMGMVFVPLSTIAFATLDVRYRTDATALFSLVRNLGSSIGVSVVTVLLVRNIQVNHAELSVFINPFNPNLWAASPAAALGDPMALSQVDRAVNLQAMMISYVNDFKLLMMMTLLAIPFVFLLRKPKAGPAAGGAPAAHMD